One Myxocyprinus asiaticus isolate MX2 ecotype Aquarium Trade chromosome 20, UBuf_Myxa_2, whole genome shotgun sequence genomic region harbors:
- the LOC127411033 gene encoding intersectin-2-like isoform X1, translated as MNGGLSIWAITPDERDKHDQKFDTLSPVQGFVTGEKARNFFMQSGLPRPVLAEIWALADMNKDGKMDRLEFSIAMKLIKMKLQGQILPTALPIIMKQPPVPAPTMPAAPLGMQPACTVTRMVTMPNVPMMPNVPILTHMSTMPGLTPMMGTGLSGLSVMPTISTPALPNGPIAILQPTPISLTSTLPLSSSFSSSPLGLSATPINKTPSLLDLGSSSSSSSPTLSLASNSPKAGPSDWAVPQASRLKYRQQFNILDKQMSSYLTGLQVRNAMATTLLTQTQLASIWNLADVNKDGKLSADEFILAMHLVDMAKMGQPLPLVLPSDLVPPSLRGKVGDSVNGTTPSIYAGLAEDLYEAEPPQKSRNNLTFEDRFKQNMELGNAELEKRRQALQEQQRREEERRSQKAREEQERREREARELELKRKREEEQRLERQRELERQREEERLRELERKETAKKELERQQQLEWERRRKQELQNQKSDEQEEIIKLRAKKRSLEMELEAVGNKQKQISDKLRDAQGKKRIHKNDLEMINQKRDTCITVINSLQKQLEEFKRKLGQSTTEQAKLNERLSNLTLNNLPSATVTTLQRNVEEKDLACRKLKEQLNALETETAAKLADMDQYKKEIQDLRESQRMQQSTLEKLCTIKEDKIRELKKHKQEKLEKKRREEEEQKRIKLEKERQWQEKLRRDEEEKQRKIQEEREAKLREEEERERQGRLLAAKEQAERECKAREEEERKRREEEERRRREDEEKREQERRRLEEKRRQEEEEERRRRDEERRKLEEERRKLEEERRKLEEERRRQEEMRLEEERKREERRRAEEERKRKEEDRREEERRREREEEEIRRQRAQEAAKRDAEETKRLEEERKRKEEERKRQEEVERRRRVEEQRKQDEERKRKQLEVEAAAASLKDDQQNKKNTVKSDIVAALLRGLEERKGNRQPLGTQHRRSAALTTFKALYPFTARNEDELSFEADDLIEVDESMEREQGWLYGCRQGKMGWLPESYVEKQAKSEVVPTAKQALKPQVSISTSKLSEASVPSGSRLSSAFTPTHTTSSTSSNHNQVVGNVQAQALCSWTAKTNNHLNFSKDDVITVVEQQENWWLGELNGVRGWFPKTYVTALRSSDTKAYSADGSDSATDGSNYEEYVALYTYESPEPGDLTFTEGDTILVTEREGEWWRGSIGDRSGVFPSNYVKSKETDTSSLSGKPGTPGKKPEVAQVSTAYTAAGAEQLNLAPGQLILILNKNPSGWWLGELQARGKKRQKGWFPASHVKLLGSNSGKSTPAPVAVCQVIAIYDYTAANEDELSFSKSQVINVLDKSNPDWWKGELSGVTGLIPTNYVKMTTSDSDPSQQWCADLNTLDSLSPQERKRQGYIHELIETEEKYMEDLQLVLEVFHKPMSESGRLTDAEMNMIFVNWRELIQCNAKMLKALKARKKTGGENMPVHMIGDILASELSHMQAYIRFCSCQLNGATLLQQRTDQEPDFKTFLKKIATDYRCKGMPLSSFLLKPMQRITRYPLHIKNILESTPESHVDYVQLLDALEKAELLCSQVNEGVREKENSDRLEWIQSHVQCEGISDNLAFNSLTNCMGPRKLLHSGKLFKTKSNKELYAFLFNDFLLFTQAVRQFTSSGTDKLFSPKSNTQYKMYKTPVFLNEVLVKLPSDPSSDEPVFHISHIDRVYTLKTENINERTAWVQKIKAASEEFLEMEKKKRDRAYLSRSMKASSTGRLLVTILEAMELKSSKPNGKSNPYCEVTMGSQCYTSRTINDTINPKWNFNCQFHIKDVYQDVLCITICEREQFSPDDFLGRTEVPVATIKKELANKGPSTRRLLLHEVPTGEVWVRLDLQLFDHKGNK; from the exons GAATGGTAACTATGCCAAACGTACCCATGATGCCCAATGTGCCCATTCTTACCCACATGAGCACCATGCCGGGCCTGACACCCATGATGGGCACAGGGCTGTCTGGGCTGTCAGTGATGCCCACCATCAGTACTCCAGCTCTGCCTAATGGACCTATTGCCATCCTACAGCCAACCCCCATCTCTCTCACCTCAA CTCTCCCGCTGTCAAGTTCATTTTCCTCTTCTCCACTTGGCCTCTCTGCCACTCCCATCAACAAGACCCCATCCCTGTTGGACCTGGGCTCGAGCAG TTCAAGCTCCTCCCCCACCCTCTCTTTGGCCAGCAACTCTCCTAAGGCTGGCCCCTCTGATTGGGCAGTGCCACAGGCATCACGACTCAAATACAGGCAGCAATTTAACATCCTAGACAAGCAGATGAGTAGTTATCTAACAG GCCTTCAAGTGAGAAATGCAATGGCTACAACATTGCTTACTCAGACCCAGCTTGCTTCCATCTG GAATCTGGCTGATGTGAATAAGGACGGCAAACTGAGTGCTGATGAGTTTATTCTTGCCATGCACCTGGTAGACATGGCTAAAATGGGACAGCCGCTGCCTCTGGTGCTCCCTTCAGATTTGGTGCCCCCATCACTAAG GGGGAAGGTGGGTGATTCTGTGAATGGAACCACTCCTTCTATCTATGCAGGCCTGGCTGAGGACCTCTATGAGGCTGAGCCTCCGCAAAAATCAAGGAACAATT TGACTTTTGAGGATAGGTTTAAGCAGAATATGGAGCTGGGAAATGCTGAGCTGGAGAAGCGTCGACAGGCCCTGCAGGAGCAGCAGCGTAGGGAGGAGGAGAGGAGGTCACAGAAGGCCAGAGAGGAgcaggagaggagagagagggaggcacGAGAGCTGGAGCTGAAGAGAAAGCGAGAGGAGGAGCAGAGACTAGAGCGACAGAGAGAgctggagagacagagagaggaggagagaCTCCGAGAGTTGGAGAGAAAAGAG ACAGCCAAGAAGGAGCTGGAGCGCCAGCAGCAGCTTGAATGGGAGAGGAGGAGAAAACAAGAGCTTCAGAACCAGAAGAGTGATGAGCAGGAGGAGATTATCAAGCTCCGAGCTAAGAAGAGAAGTCTGGAGATGGAATTGGAAGCTGTG GGGAACAAGCAGAAACAAATCTCTGACAAGCTCCGAGATGCTCAAGGCAAAAAAAGAATCCATAAAAATGACCTGGAAATGATCAACCAGAAAAGAGACACCTGCATCACAGTAATCAACTCACTGCAGAAGCAGTTAGAG GAGTTTAAGagaaagttgggacagtcaaccACAGAGCAGGCCAAACTCAATGAGAGACTCAGCAATCTGACTCTGAACAACCTCCCTT CTGCGACAGTAACCACTTTACAGAGGAATGTGGAAGAGAAGGATCTTGCCTGTCGAAAGCTTAAAGAACAGCTAAATGCTTTAGAGACCGAGACTGCAGCGAAACTAGCAGACATGGACCAATATAAGAAAGAAATCCAG GATCTCAGAGAGAGCCAGAGGATGCAACAGTCTACTTTGGAAAAACTCTGCACCATTAAGGAAGACAAAATTCGAGAGCTAAAGAAACACAAGCAGGAGAAACTGGAAAagaagaggagagaagaggaAGAGCAGAA GCGAATCAAACTGGAGAAGGAACGGCAGTGGCAGGAGAAACTGCGGCGAGATGAAGAGGAGAAACAGAGGAAAATACAGGAGGAGAGAGAGGCCAAACTTCGTGAGGAGGAGGAGAGGGAGAGACAAGGTCGTTTACTGGCTGCTAAAGAACAAGCGGAGCGAGAGTGCAAAGCCcgagaggaggaggagaggaaacGCAGAGAGGAGGAGGAGCGGAGAAGGCGAGAGGATGAAgaaaagagagagcaagagagaaggAGACTTGAGGAGAAAAGAaggcaggaggaggaggaggaacgcAGACGACGAGATGAAGAGAGGAGAAAACTGGAAGAAGAGAGGAGGAAATTGGAGGAGGAAAGGAGAAAACTGGAGGAGGAGAGAAGGCGACAGGAGGAGATGAGATTAGAGGAGGAGAGGAAGCGTGAGGAGCGGAGAAGAGCAGAGGAGGAGCGGAAGAGGAAAGAGGAGGATAGacgagaagaggagaggagaagggAGCGGGAGGAGGAGGAAATTAGGCGACAACGTGCCCAGGAGGCAGCCAAGAGAGACGCTGAGGAGACGAAGAGACTagaggaggagagaaagagaaaggaggaggagaggaaaAGGCAGGAAGAGGTGGAAAGAAGGCGTCGGGTGGAGGAGCAAAGGAAACAGGATGAGGAGAGGAAGAGGAAACAGCTGGAGGTGGAGGCCGCAGCCGCGAGTCTCAAAGACGATCAACAGAACAAGAAGAACACTGTAAAATCAGACATTGTTGCTGCTCTTCTGCGCGGCCTGGAGGAGAGGAAAG GAAACAGGCAGCCACTTGGTACACAGCATAGAAGATCAGCAGCACTTACCACATTTAAAGCCCTCTATCCATTCACAGCCAGAAACGAAGATGAGCTCTCCTTTGAAGCTGATGACTTGATTGAG gtgGATGAGAGCATGGAGAGAGAGCAGGGCTGGCTGTATGGCTGTCGGCAGGGGAAGATGGGCTGGTTACCTGAGAGCTATGTAGAGAAGCAGGCCAAATCTGAGGTTGTGCCTACAGCCAAACAAGCCCTAAAGCCACAGGTCTCCATCTCGACCAG CAAACTGAGTGAAGCCTCTGTGCCAAGTGGATCACGACTGAGCTCTGCCTTCACCCCCACTCATACCACAAGCTCCACCTCTTCCAACCATAATCAG GTGGTGGGGAATGTGCAAGCGCAAGCTTTGTGCTCTTGGACTGCAAAGACAAACAATCATCTCAACTTCTCCAAAGATGATGTCATCACAGTTGTGGAGCAGCAGGAGAACTGGTGGCTGGGAGAACTCAATGGGGTTCGGGGGTGGTTCCCCAAAACCTATGTCACAGCGCTGAGAAGCAGTGACACAAAAGCATA TTCTGCTGATGGATCTGATTCAGCAACAGATGGATCCAACTATGAAG AGTATGTGGCACTCTACACTTATGAGAGCCCAGAGCCTGGAGACCTGACCTTCACTGAGGGAGACACCATCCTGGTGACGGAGAGAGAGGGGGAGTGGTGGAGAGGCAGCATAGGAGACAGATCAGGAGTCTTCCCCTCCAATTATGTCAAGTCAAAGGAGACTGAT ACTTCAAGTCTCTCTGGCAAACCTGGAACGCCTGGGAAGAAGCCAG AAGTGGCCCAGGTGAGCACTGCGTATACAGCTGCCGGCGCAGAGCAGTTGAATCTCGCCCCAGGCCAACTCATCCTCATCCTCAACAAGAACCCCTCTGGCTGGTGGCTTGGTGAACTTCAG GCAAGGGGGAAGAAGCGTCAGAAGGGCTGGTTCCCTGCATCACACGTCAAGCTCTTAGGCTCAAACAGCGGCAAATCCACACCTGCACCTGTGGCCG TCTGCCAAGTCATCGCCATATACGACTACACAGCAGCGAATGAGGATGAGCTGAGCTTCTCCAAGAGTCAAGTTATCAATGTGCTGGACAAAAGTAATCCTGATTGGTGGAAAGGAGAACTCAGTGGGGTCACGGGATTGATCCCAACCAACTATGTGAAAATGACCACCTCAGATTCTGACCCCAGTCAACAGT GGTGTGCCGACCTAAACACTCTGGATTCATTGAGCCCTCAGGAGAGAAAACGGCAAGGTTACATCCATGAGCTCATTGAGACAGAGGAGAAATACATGGAAGACCTACAGCTGGTCCTGGAG GTCTTTCACAAGCCCATGTCTGAGTCAGGTCGTCTCACTGACGCTGAAATGAATATGATATTCGTCAACTGGAGGGAACTTATCCAGTGCAACGCCAAGATGCTGAA AGCCCTGAAGGCAAGAAAGAAGACAGGGGGAGAGAACATGCCAGTTCACATGATTGGGGACATCCTGGCCTCTGAGCTGTCACACATGCAGGCCTACATCCGCTTCTGTAGCTGCCAGCTGAACGGCGCCACACTGTTGCAGCAGAGAACCGATCAGGAGCCAGACTTCAAAACCTTTCTAAAG AAAATTGCCACAGACTACCGCTGTAAAGGTATGCCTTTGTCCAGCTTTTTACTTAAGCCTATGCAAAGGATCACCCGCTACCCTCTTCATATTAAAAAT ATCCTGGAAAGTACTCCagagagtcatgtggattatgtTCAGCTGCTAGATGCGTTGGAGAAAGCAGAGTTGCTGTGTTCTCAGGTGAATGAGGGTGTCAGGGAGAAGGAGAACTCCGACAGGCTGGAGTGGATCCAATCCCATGTGCAGTGTGAAGGCATCTCTGAT AATCTGGCTTTCAACTCTCTGACCAACTGCATGGGTCCTCGTAAACTGCTGCACAGTGGGAAGCTGTTTAAGACCAAGAGCAATAAGGAGTTGTACGCTTTTCTGTTCAATGACTTTTTGCTGTTCACCCAAGCTGTCAGGCAGTTCACCTCCTCAGGAACAGACAAGCTCTTCAGCCCCAAGTCCAATACTCAATACAAGATGTACAAGACG CCTGTGTTTCTTAATGAAGTTCTGGTGAAGCTTCCGTCCGACCCGTCCAGTGATGAGCCCGTCTTCCACATTTCCCACATAGATCGTGTCTACACCCTCAAAACTGAGAACATTAACGAGAG GACTGCATGGGTTCAGAAGATCAAAGCAGCATCAGAAGAATTCTTAGAGATGGAGAAGAAGAAACGGGACAGGGCCTATCTAT CTCGTTCAATGAAGGCAAGTTCAACTGGTCGTCTGCTTGTCACCATCTTGGAGGCAATGGAGCTAAAGTCCTCCAAACCAAATG GGAAGAGTAATCCATACTGTGAAGTGACCATGGGCTCTCAGTGCTACACCTCTCGAACCATCAATGACACAATCAACCCCAAATGGAACTTTAATTGTCAGTTCCACATAAAGGACGTGTATCAAGATGTCCTCTGCATTACCATTTGTGAGCGGGAGCAATTTTCCCCCGACG ACTTCTTAGGTCGCACTGAAGTTCCTGTGGCCACCATTAAGAAAGAGCTTGCAAATAAAGGTCCATCCACCAGGAGGCTGCTGCTTCATGAAGTTCCCACCGGGGAGGTTTGGGTTCGGCTTGACCTGCAGCTGTTTGACCACAAAGGCAACAAATGA
- the LOC127411033 gene encoding intersectin-2-like isoform X2, translated as MNGGLSIWAITPDERDKHDQKFDTLSPVQGFVTGEKARNFFMQSGLPRPVLAEIWALADMNKDGKMDRLEFSIAMKLIKMKLQGQILPTALPIIMKQPPVPAPTMPAAPLGMVTMPNVPMMPNVPILTHMSTMPGLTPMMGTGLSGLSVMPTISTPALPNGPIAILQPTPISLTSTLPLSSSFSSSPLGLSATPINKTPSLLDLGSSSSSSSPTLSLASNSPKAGPSDWAVPQASRLKYRQQFNILDKQMSSYLTGLQVRNAMATTLLTQTQLASIWNLADVNKDGKLSADEFILAMHLVDMAKMGQPLPLVLPSDLVPPSLRGKVGDSVNGTTPSIYAGLAEDLYEAEPPQKSRNNLTFEDRFKQNMELGNAELEKRRQALQEQQRREEERRSQKAREEQERREREARELELKRKREEEQRLERQRELERQREEERLRELERKETAKKELERQQQLEWERRRKQELQNQKSDEQEEIIKLRAKKRSLEMELEAVGNKQKQISDKLRDAQGKKRIHKNDLEMINQKRDTCITVINSLQKQLEEFKRKLGQSTTEQAKLNERLSNLTLNNLPSATVTTLQRNVEEKDLACRKLKEQLNALETETAAKLADMDQYKKEIQDLRESQRMQQSTLEKLCTIKEDKIRELKKHKQEKLEKKRREEEEQKRIKLEKERQWQEKLRRDEEEKQRKIQEEREAKLREEEERERQGRLLAAKEQAERECKAREEEERKRREEEERRRREDEEKREQERRRLEEKRRQEEEEERRRRDEERRKLEEERRKLEEERRKLEEERRRQEEMRLEEERKREERRRAEEERKRKEEDRREEERRREREEEEIRRQRAQEAAKRDAEETKRLEEERKRKEEERKRQEEVERRRRVEEQRKQDEERKRKQLEVEAAAASLKDDQQNKKNTVKSDIVAALLRGLEERKGNRQPLGTQHRRSAALTTFKALYPFTARNEDELSFEADDLIEVDESMEREQGWLYGCRQGKMGWLPESYVEKQAKSEVVPTAKQALKPQVSISTSSADGSDSATDGSNYEEYVALYTYESPEPGDLTFTEGDTILVTEREGEWWRGSIGDRSGVFPSNYVKSKETDTSSLSGKPGTPGKKPEVAQVSTAYTAAGAEQLNLAPGQLILILNKNPSGWWLGELQARGKKRQKGWFPASHVKLLGSNSGKSTPAPVAVCQVIAIYDYTAANEDELSFSKSQVINVLDKSNPDWWKGELSGVTGLIPTNYVKMTTSDSDPSQQWCADLNTLDSLSPQERKRQGYIHELIETEEKYMEDLQLVLEVFHKPMSESGRLTDAEMNMIFVNWRELIQCNAKMLKALKARKKTGGENMPVHMIGDILASELSHMQAYIRFCSCQLNGATLLQQRTDQEPDFKTFLKKIATDYRCKGMPLSSFLLKPMQRITRYPLHIKNILESTPESHVDYVQLLDALEKAELLCSQVNEGVREKENSDRLEWIQSHVQCEGISDNLAFNSLTNCMGPRKLLHSGKLFKTKSNKELYAFLFNDFLLFTQAVRQFTSSGTDKLFSPKSNTQYKMYKTPVFLNEVLVKLPSDPSSDEPVFHISHIDRVYTLKTENINERTAWVQKIKAASEEFLEMEKKKRDRAYLSRSMKASSTGRLLVTILEAMELKSSKPNGKSNPYCEVTMGSQCYTSRTINDTINPKWNFNCQFHIKDVYQDVLCITICEREQFSPDDFLGRTEVPVATIKKELANKGPSTRRLLLHEVPTGEVWVRLDLQLFDHKGNK; from the exons GAATGGTAACTATGCCAAACGTACCCATGATGCCCAATGTGCCCATTCTTACCCACATGAGCACCATGCCGGGCCTGACACCCATGATGGGCACAGGGCTGTCTGGGCTGTCAGTGATGCCCACCATCAGTACTCCAGCTCTGCCTAATGGACCTATTGCCATCCTACAGCCAACCCCCATCTCTCTCACCTCAA CTCTCCCGCTGTCAAGTTCATTTTCCTCTTCTCCACTTGGCCTCTCTGCCACTCCCATCAACAAGACCCCATCCCTGTTGGACCTGGGCTCGAGCAG TTCAAGCTCCTCCCCCACCCTCTCTTTGGCCAGCAACTCTCCTAAGGCTGGCCCCTCTGATTGGGCAGTGCCACAGGCATCACGACTCAAATACAGGCAGCAATTTAACATCCTAGACAAGCAGATGAGTAGTTATCTAACAG GCCTTCAAGTGAGAAATGCAATGGCTACAACATTGCTTACTCAGACCCAGCTTGCTTCCATCTG GAATCTGGCTGATGTGAATAAGGACGGCAAACTGAGTGCTGATGAGTTTATTCTTGCCATGCACCTGGTAGACATGGCTAAAATGGGACAGCCGCTGCCTCTGGTGCTCCCTTCAGATTTGGTGCCCCCATCACTAAG GGGGAAGGTGGGTGATTCTGTGAATGGAACCACTCCTTCTATCTATGCAGGCCTGGCTGAGGACCTCTATGAGGCTGAGCCTCCGCAAAAATCAAGGAACAATT TGACTTTTGAGGATAGGTTTAAGCAGAATATGGAGCTGGGAAATGCTGAGCTGGAGAAGCGTCGACAGGCCCTGCAGGAGCAGCAGCGTAGGGAGGAGGAGAGGAGGTCACAGAAGGCCAGAGAGGAgcaggagaggagagagagggaggcacGAGAGCTGGAGCTGAAGAGAAAGCGAGAGGAGGAGCAGAGACTAGAGCGACAGAGAGAgctggagagacagagagaggaggagagaCTCCGAGAGTTGGAGAGAAAAGAG ACAGCCAAGAAGGAGCTGGAGCGCCAGCAGCAGCTTGAATGGGAGAGGAGGAGAAAACAAGAGCTTCAGAACCAGAAGAGTGATGAGCAGGAGGAGATTATCAAGCTCCGAGCTAAGAAGAGAAGTCTGGAGATGGAATTGGAAGCTGTG GGGAACAAGCAGAAACAAATCTCTGACAAGCTCCGAGATGCTCAAGGCAAAAAAAGAATCCATAAAAATGACCTGGAAATGATCAACCAGAAAAGAGACACCTGCATCACAGTAATCAACTCACTGCAGAAGCAGTTAGAG GAGTTTAAGagaaagttgggacagtcaaccACAGAGCAGGCCAAACTCAATGAGAGACTCAGCAATCTGACTCTGAACAACCTCCCTT CTGCGACAGTAACCACTTTACAGAGGAATGTGGAAGAGAAGGATCTTGCCTGTCGAAAGCTTAAAGAACAGCTAAATGCTTTAGAGACCGAGACTGCAGCGAAACTAGCAGACATGGACCAATATAAGAAAGAAATCCAG GATCTCAGAGAGAGCCAGAGGATGCAACAGTCTACTTTGGAAAAACTCTGCACCATTAAGGAAGACAAAATTCGAGAGCTAAAGAAACACAAGCAGGAGAAACTGGAAAagaagaggagagaagaggaAGAGCAGAA GCGAATCAAACTGGAGAAGGAACGGCAGTGGCAGGAGAAACTGCGGCGAGATGAAGAGGAGAAACAGAGGAAAATACAGGAGGAGAGAGAGGCCAAACTTCGTGAGGAGGAGGAGAGGGAGAGACAAGGTCGTTTACTGGCTGCTAAAGAACAAGCGGAGCGAGAGTGCAAAGCCcgagaggaggaggagaggaaacGCAGAGAGGAGGAGGAGCGGAGAAGGCGAGAGGATGAAgaaaagagagagcaagagagaaggAGACTTGAGGAGAAAAGAaggcaggaggaggaggaggaacgcAGACGACGAGATGAAGAGAGGAGAAAACTGGAAGAAGAGAGGAGGAAATTGGAGGAGGAAAGGAGAAAACTGGAGGAGGAGAGAAGGCGACAGGAGGAGATGAGATTAGAGGAGGAGAGGAAGCGTGAGGAGCGGAGAAGAGCAGAGGAGGAGCGGAAGAGGAAAGAGGAGGATAGacgagaagaggagaggagaagggAGCGGGAGGAGGAGGAAATTAGGCGACAACGTGCCCAGGAGGCAGCCAAGAGAGACGCTGAGGAGACGAAGAGACTagaggaggagagaaagagaaaggaggaggagaggaaaAGGCAGGAAGAGGTGGAAAGAAGGCGTCGGGTGGAGGAGCAAAGGAAACAGGATGAGGAGAGGAAGAGGAAACAGCTGGAGGTGGAGGCCGCAGCCGCGAGTCTCAAAGACGATCAACAGAACAAGAAGAACACTGTAAAATCAGACATTGTTGCTGCTCTTCTGCGCGGCCTGGAGGAGAGGAAAG GAAACAGGCAGCCACTTGGTACACAGCATAGAAGATCAGCAGCACTTACCACATTTAAAGCCCTCTATCCATTCACAGCCAGAAACGAAGATGAGCTCTCCTTTGAAGCTGATGACTTGATTGAG gtgGATGAGAGCATGGAGAGAGAGCAGGGCTGGCTGTATGGCTGTCGGCAGGGGAAGATGGGCTGGTTACCTGAGAGCTATGTAGAGAAGCAGGCCAAATCTGAGGTTGTGCCTACAGCCAAACAAGCCCTAAAGCCACAGGTCTCCATCTCGACCAG TTCTGCTGATGGATCTGATTCAGCAACAGATGGATCCAACTATGAAG AGTATGTGGCACTCTACACTTATGAGAGCCCAGAGCCTGGAGACCTGACCTTCACTGAGGGAGACACCATCCTGGTGACGGAGAGAGAGGGGGAGTGGTGGAGAGGCAGCATAGGAGACAGATCAGGAGTCTTCCCCTCCAATTATGTCAAGTCAAAGGAGACTGAT ACTTCAAGTCTCTCTGGCAAACCTGGAACGCCTGGGAAGAAGCCAG AAGTGGCCCAGGTGAGCACTGCGTATACAGCTGCCGGCGCAGAGCAGTTGAATCTCGCCCCAGGCCAACTCATCCTCATCCTCAACAAGAACCCCTCTGGCTGGTGGCTTGGTGAACTTCAG GCAAGGGGGAAGAAGCGTCAGAAGGGCTGGTTCCCTGCATCACACGTCAAGCTCTTAGGCTCAAACAGCGGCAAATCCACACCTGCACCTGTGGCCG TCTGCCAAGTCATCGCCATATACGACTACACAGCAGCGAATGAGGATGAGCTGAGCTTCTCCAAGAGTCAAGTTATCAATGTGCTGGACAAAAGTAATCCTGATTGGTGGAAAGGAGAACTCAGTGGGGTCACGGGATTGATCCCAACCAACTATGTGAAAATGACCACCTCAGATTCTGACCCCAGTCAACAGT GGTGTGCCGACCTAAACACTCTGGATTCATTGAGCCCTCAGGAGAGAAAACGGCAAGGTTACATCCATGAGCTCATTGAGACAGAGGAGAAATACATGGAAGACCTACAGCTGGTCCTGGAG GTCTTTCACAAGCCCATGTCTGAGTCAGGTCGTCTCACTGACGCTGAAATGAATATGATATTCGTCAACTGGAGGGAACTTATCCAGTGCAACGCCAAGATGCTGAA AGCCCTGAAGGCAAGAAAGAAGACAGGGGGAGAGAACATGCCAGTTCACATGATTGGGGACATCCTGGCCTCTGAGCTGTCACACATGCAGGCCTACATCCGCTTCTGTAGCTGCCAGCTGAACGGCGCCACACTGTTGCAGCAGAGAACCGATCAGGAGCCAGACTTCAAAACCTTTCTAAAG AAAATTGCCACAGACTACCGCTGTAAAGGTATGCCTTTGTCCAGCTTTTTACTTAAGCCTATGCAAAGGATCACCCGCTACCCTCTTCATATTAAAAAT ATCCTGGAAAGTACTCCagagagtcatgtggattatgtTCAGCTGCTAGATGCGTTGGAGAAAGCAGAGTTGCTGTGTTCTCAGGTGAATGAGGGTGTCAGGGAGAAGGAGAACTCCGACAGGCTGGAGTGGATCCAATCCCATGTGCAGTGTGAAGGCATCTCTGAT AATCTGGCTTTCAACTCTCTGACCAACTGCATGGGTCCTCGTAAACTGCTGCACAGTGGGAAGCTGTTTAAGACCAAGAGCAATAAGGAGTTGTACGCTTTTCTGTTCAATGACTTTTTGCTGTTCACCCAAGCTGTCAGGCAGTTCACCTCCTCAGGAACAGACAAGCTCTTCAGCCCCAAGTCCAATACTCAATACAAGATGTACAAGACG CCTGTGTTTCTTAATGAAGTTCTGGTGAAGCTTCCGTCCGACCCGTCCAGTGATGAGCCCGTCTTCCACATTTCCCACATAGATCGTGTCTACACCCTCAAAACTGAGAACATTAACGAGAG GACTGCATGGGTTCAGAAGATCAAAGCAGCATCAGAAGAATTCTTAGAGATGGAGAAGAAGAAACGGGACAGGGCCTATCTAT CTCGTTCAATGAAGGCAAGTTCAACTGGTCGTCTGCTTGTCACCATCTTGGAGGCAATGGAGCTAAAGTCCTCCAAACCAAATG GGAAGAGTAATCCATACTGTGAAGTGACCATGGGCTCTCAGTGCTACACCTCTCGAACCATCAATGACACAATCAACCCCAAATGGAACTTTAATTGTCAGTTCCACATAAAGGACGTGTATCAAGATGTCCTCTGCATTACCATTTGTGAGCGGGAGCAATTTTCCCCCGACG ACTTCTTAGGTCGCACTGAAGTTCCTGTGGCCACCATTAAGAAAGAGCTTGCAAATAAAGGTCCATCCACCAGGAGGCTGCTGCTTCATGAAGTTCCCACCGGGGAGGTTTGGGTTCGGCTTGACCTGCAGCTGTTTGACCACAAAGGCAACAAATGA